One window from the genome of Prionailurus viverrinus isolate Anna unplaced genomic scaffold, UM_Priviv_1.0 scaffold_49, whole genome shotgun sequence encodes:
- the LOC125159387 gene encoding uncharacterized protein LOC125159387, with amino-acid sequence MPPPRASSPAPGSRTPSAGAARDPLGHFASLLAQRGLGLGELAASANPGARGAYGCFRWDAGGSQQKKACESVSACGDRTPPILTRRGQPRLLPQLARVFSPHQLGLFPVAAVTGSRGHDTGTSFRGLLFGPQYQPPARGSFPKLAFTLGAVGWRAASSKSSPVTCLWNLRTLLRCNPFLPTSPPLLQHLPGLRSLAVSEPNCLPLGPPPGFRCPLPYCPSQLRNSEAMGVRRREVQDQCAGTVGFWVWLLTLKCDSRQLRSLILPVPCAPHMGKLMSKPPGSLPRHQRGVCTTHRNPRPCSSSKHDRDTPAPPARSPFHVLSRRLLTTLGTCHAIPGSLSVFE; translated from the exons ATGCCGCCCCCGAGAGCCTCAAGTCCCGCCCCCGGGAGCCGCACGCCTAGTGCCGGTGCAGCCCGGGACCCGCTGGGCCACTTCGCGAG CCTGCTGGCCCAGCGGGGTTTAGGCCTGGGAGAGCTGGCGGCGTCTGCCAACCCCGGGGCGAGGGGCGCTTACGGGTGCTTTCGCTGGGACGCCGGCGGCTCCCAGCAGAAGAAAGCGTGTGAGTCAGTGTCAGCGTGC GGTGACCGGACTCCACCGATCCTCACGCGCCGGGGACAGCCTCGTCTCCTTCCGCAGCTGGCCCGAGTCTTCTCTCCACACCAGCTGGGgttgtttcctgtggctgctgtcacAG GTTCCAGAGGTCACGACACGGGCACGTCTTTTAGGGGGCTACTCTTCGGTCCACAATACCAACCACCAGCCAGAGGGAGCTTCCCGAAAC tgGCCTTCACCCTGGGAGCGGTCGGTTGGAGAGCAGCGTCATCCAAGTCCAGTCCCGTCACCTGTCTTTGGAACCTGAGAACGTTGCTCCGCTGTAACCCCTTCTTGCCCAcctcaccccctctcctccaaCACCTCCCGGGCCTCCGATCGCTCGCCGTCAGCGAGCCCAACTGCCTCCCTCTGGGTCCGCCTCCGGGTTTCCGCTGCCCTCTTCCCTACTGCCCTTCTCAGCTCCGCAACTCGGAAGCCATGGGTGTCCGGAGGCGGGAAGTCCAAGACCAGTGCGCCGGGACAGTTGGCTTCTG GGTCTGGCTCCTTACTTTAAAGTGTGACAGCCGACAGCTTCGAAGCCTCATCCTCCCTGTCCCTTGTGCCCCACACATGGGCAAGCTGATGTCAAAGCCTCCAGGCTCCCTTCCTCGGCATCAGAGGGGAGTTTGCACCACCCACAGGAACCCCCGCCCCTGCTCTAGCTCCAAACACGACAGAGACACCCCCGCACCCCCTGCCCGGTCTCCTTTCCATGTCCTCTCACGTCGTCTTCTGACCACCTTGGGGACCTGCCATGCGATCCCAGGAAGCCTCAGTGT TTTTGAGTAA